A section of the Subtercola frigoramans genome encodes:
- the xylA gene encoding xylose isomerase yields MSLTPTRADKFSFGLWTIGYNGADPFGGPTRAPLDVVEAVTRLSELGAYGLTFHDDDLFAFGSTDAERQNQIDRLKGALADTGLIIPMITTNLFSAPVFKDGGFTSNDRAVRRFALRKVLRNIDLAAELGAKTFVMWGGREGAEYDAAKDIRSALERYREAVNMLGDYVTDKGYDIRFAIEPKPNEPRGDILLPTVGHAMAFIETLERPELVGVNPEVGHEQMAGLNFAAGIAQALYQGKLYHIDLNGQRGIKYDQDLVFGHGDLYNAFALVDLLENGSPEGGPVYDGPRHFDYKPSRTEDITGVWDSAAANMRTYLLLKERAASFRADPEVQEALAFSKVTELAEPTLAAGESYTELLADRSAYEDFDPTPYYNGKGFGFVRLQQLALEHLTGAR; encoded by the coding sequence ATGTCTCTGACACCCACCCGCGCTGACAAATTCTCTTTCGGACTCTGGACGATCGGCTACAACGGCGCAGACCCGTTCGGCGGGCCGACCCGCGCCCCCCTCGATGTGGTCGAGGCCGTCACCCGTCTCAGCGAGCTCGGCGCCTACGGCCTGACGTTCCACGACGATGACCTCTTCGCATTCGGCTCGACCGACGCCGAACGTCAGAACCAGATCGACCGCCTGAAGGGCGCCCTCGCCGACACCGGGCTGATCATCCCGATGATCACCACCAACCTGTTCTCGGCCCCCGTCTTCAAAGACGGCGGCTTCACCTCGAACGACCGTGCCGTGCGCCGTTTCGCGCTGCGCAAGGTGCTGCGCAACATCGACCTCGCCGCAGAGCTCGGGGCGAAGACCTTCGTCATGTGGGGCGGGCGTGAGGGTGCGGAGTACGACGCGGCCAAAGACATCCGTTCGGCTCTCGAGCGCTACCGCGAAGCCGTGAACATGCTGGGCGACTACGTCACCGACAAGGGCTACGACATCCGCTTTGCGATCGAGCCGAAACCGAACGAACCGCGTGGTGACATTCTGCTGCCGACGGTCGGGCACGCGATGGCCTTCATCGAGACGCTCGAACGCCCCGAACTCGTCGGGGTGAACCCCGAGGTCGGGCACGAGCAGATGGCCGGGCTGAACTTCGCCGCGGGCATCGCGCAGGCGCTCTACCAGGGCAAGCTCTATCACATCGACCTCAACGGCCAGCGCGGCATCAAGTACGACCAGGACCTCGTGTTCGGCCACGGCGACCTCTACAACGCGTTCGCGCTCGTCGACCTCCTCGAGAACGGTTCGCCGGAAGGTGGGCCGGTCTACGACGGGCCGCGCCACTTCGACTACAAGCCGAGCCGCACCGAAGACATCACGGGCGTCTGGGATTCGGCCGCCGCCAACATGCGCACCTACCTGTTGCTCAAGGAGCGCGCGGCGTCGTTCCGCGCGGACCCCGAGGTGCAGGAGGCGCTGGCGTTCTCGAAGGTGACAGAGCTCGCCGAGCCCACGCTGGCCGCCGGTGAGTCATACACCGAGCTGCTCGCCGACCGCTCGGCCTACGAAGACTTCGACCCGACCCCGTACTACAACGGCAAGGGTTTCGGCTTCGTGCGCCTGCAGCAGCTCGCCCTCGAGCACCTCACGGGCGCTCGCTGA